The Sulfitobacter sp. SK011 genome has a window encoding:
- the ilvC gene encoding ketol-acid reductoisomerase: MRVYYDRDCDVNLIKDKKVAILGYGSQGHAHALNLRDSGAKNLVVALRDGSGSKAKAEGEGLKVMEIAEAAAWADVIMFTMPDELQAETYKKYVHDNIREGAAIAFAHGLNVHFGLIEPKAGVDVIMMAPKGPGHTVRGEYTKGGGVPCLVAVDKDASGKALEIGLSYCSAIGGGRSGIIETNFREECETDLFGEQAVLCGGLVELIRMGFETLVEAGYAPEMAYFECLHEVKLIVDLIYEGGIANMNYSISNTAEYGEYVSGPRILPYDETKAKMKAVLTDIQNGKFVRNFMLENAVGQPSFKATRRINDEHQIEQVGAKLREMMPWISAGKMVDKAKN, from the coding sequence ATGCGCGTTTACTATGACCGTGACTGTGACGTTAATCTGATCAAAGACAAAAAAGTCGCCATCCTCGGCTATGGCTCTCAGGGCCACGCCCACGCGCTGAACCTGCGCGACAGCGGTGCCAAGAACCTTGTTGTTGCGCTGCGCGACGGGTCTGGGTCCAAGGCAAAAGCCGAAGGCGAAGGCCTTAAGGTAATGGAAATTGCCGAAGCTGCCGCCTGGGCCGATGTGATCATGTTCACCATGCCCGACGAATTGCAGGCCGAAACGTACAAAAAATACGTGCATGACAATATCCGCGAAGGTGCAGCGATCGCGTTCGCCCACGGCCTGAACGTTCATTTTGGCCTGATCGAACCCAAAGCCGGCGTTGATGTGATCATGATGGCCCCCAAAGGCCCCGGACACACCGTGCGCGGCGAATACACCAAAGGCGGCGGCGTGCCGTGCCTTGTCGCCGTCGACAAAGACGCCTCTGGCAAAGCGCTGGAAATCGGTCTGTCCTATTGCTCTGCCATCGGCGGTGGTCGTTCCGGGATCATTGAGACAAACTTCCGTGAAGAATGCGAAACCGATCTCTTTGGTGAACAGGCCGTGCTGTGCGGTGGCCTGGTTGAACTGATCCGCATGGGATTTGAGACATTGGTCGAAGCAGGCTATGCGCCTGAGATGGCTTATTTCGAATGCCTGCACGAAGTGAAACTGATCGTCGACCTGATCTATGAAGGCGGCATCGCCAACATGAACTATTCGATCTCCAACACGGCCGAATACGGCGAATACGTCTCTGGCCCGCGCATCCTGCCGTATGATGAGACAAAGGCAAAGATGAAGGCGGTTCTGACCGACATCCAGAACGGAAAGTTCGTGCGCAACTTCATGTTGGAAAATGCTGTTGGTCAACCGTCGTTCAAGGCAACCCGCCGTATCAACGACGAACACCAGATCGAACAGGTTGGTGCCAAGCTGCGCGAGATGATGCCGTGGATCTCCGCAGGCAAGATGGTCGACAAGGCCAAGAACTAA
- a CDS encoding Hint domain-containing protein, translating into MADTTLLLNGFSIIGNPQSNTNASNGGNLFIHGGTAVFEADDIIVFTVTNVTANGTLTDNSVVTGVIVYDNATDYYYDIPKFNYSGTADIDIDRNSMGDRYLEFDASGLTSTDPGAPVLNDLAVVAGVNILATLASTNGPLRITTTEDIDLNADGIISPGEQGDGSFSSDLNTLAVICFAKGTLIETPDGPRYIETLKLGDLVNTLDNGPQKIRWIGSQTMSGYGTTAPVHIAAGALGNIRPLVVSQNHRMLINGARAELFFGQAEVLVAAKHLVDGDSCRIMPCASVSYYHFLFDDHQIVFAEGCPTESLYPGSQTLDVVAPDERDEIVALFPELTESKSALPLTRPALRQYEALALRQIA; encoded by the coding sequence ATGGCAGACACAACGCTTTTGCTGAATGGTTTCAGCATTATAGGCAATCCACAGTCGAACACCAACGCGAGCAATGGTGGCAACCTTTTCATCCACGGCGGCACTGCTGTGTTTGAAGCGGACGATATCATCGTGTTTACCGTGACCAATGTGACTGCCAACGGCACCCTGACCGACAATTCAGTGGTCACCGGTGTGATCGTCTATGACAACGCAACCGACTACTATTATGACATCCCCAAATTCAACTATTCCGGTACCGCCGACATCGACATCGACCGCAATTCAATGGGTGACCGGTATCTGGAATTTGACGCAAGCGGGCTGACCTCGACCGATCCGGGTGCGCCCGTTCTGAACGATCTCGCGGTTGTTGCAGGTGTCAATATTCTGGCCACGCTTGCGTCAACCAACGGCCCGCTGCGCATCACGACGACCGAGGATATCGACCTTAACGCCGACGGCATTATCAGCCCAGGGGAACAGGGGGACGGATCATTCTCAAGCGATCTCAACACCTTGGCAGTGATTTGTTTTGCCAAGGGCACCCTGATCGAAACCCCTGATGGCCCCCGTTATATCGAAACGCTCAAATTGGGCGACCTGGTCAACACGCTGGACAACGGCCCACAAAAGATACGCTGGATCGGCTCTCAGACCATGTCAGGATATGGCACCACGGCACCTGTCCACATCGCAGCAGGAGCACTTGGCAACATCAGGCCGCTTGTGGTGTCCCAGAACCATAGAATGCTGATCAACGGGGCGCGCGCCGAATTGTTTTTTGGGCAAGCCGAGGTCCTGGTTGCAGCCAAGCACCTTGTTGATGGCGATAGCTGCAGGATCATGCCCTGTGCCAGCGTCAGCTATTATCATTTTCTGTTTGACGATCATCAGATCGTCTTCGCAGAAGGCTGCCCCACGGAAAGTCTTTATCCCGGCTCCCAGACACTTGATGTTGTCGCACCGGACGAGCGCGATGAAATCGTCGCCCTCTTTCCCGAACTGACTGAGTCCAAAAGTGCGCTTCCGTTGACCCGCCCCGCTTTACGCCAATACGAAGCACTTGCCCTGCGCCAAATCGCTTAA
- a CDS encoding Lrp/AsnC family transcriptional regulator codes for MTHIDEIDRGLIRALVKDASQSASALGRRFGLSQPATWRRIRRLEEAGVIAGRRLHLNAESLGFGVTVFLGVKLATKGRVSLDDFERAVVAIPEVQTVEHVLGLYDYRLRVVARDLPDFERVLRRRIMTLPGAGEVEANVLLSEERLPGPL; via the coding sequence GTGACACATATTGACGAGATTGATCGCGGGTTGATCCGCGCACTGGTAAAGGACGCAAGCCAAAGTGCGAGTGCGCTGGGGCGGCGGTTCGGGCTGTCGCAGCCTGCCACATGGCGCAGAATCAGACGGTTGGAAGAGGCGGGTGTGATCGCCGGACGGCGTCTGCACCTCAATGCGGAAAGTTTGGGGTTTGGCGTGACGGTGTTTTTGGGTGTGAAACTGGCAACCAAGGGCCGGGTCAGTTTGGATGATTTCGAACGTGCCGTTGTGGCCATCCCTGAGGTGCAAACCGTGGAACATGTGCTGGGGCTTTATGATTACCGCTTGCGGGTCGTGGCGCGTGATCTGCCAGATTTTGAGCGGGTGCTGCGGCGGCGGATCATGACCTTACCGGGGGCAGGGGAGGTTGAGGCGAATGTCCTATTGAGCGAAGAGCGATTGCCGGGGCCGCTTTAG
- a CDS encoding Lrp/AsnC family transcriptional regulator, which produces MLDDADRRLLRYWQAEPSLSPGELADRCGMTPGKAARRIARLQEDGILRGVGAVVDWVALGYAVEVSLRITLDKTQGNAFDAFMAEARKVPEVIELQTFLGRVDVRLSIIARDMAHYQQIYRGRILTLPHIADIEALMQVARIKSDQGLPL; this is translated from the coding sequence ATGCTTGATGATGCGGATCGTCGCTTGTTGCGCTATTGGCAGGCAGAACCAAGCCTCAGTCCGGGTGAATTGGCTGACCGCTGCGGCATGACGCCGGGCAAGGCGGCACGGCGGATTGCCAGGCTGCAAGAGGATGGCATTTTGCGCGGCGTGGGCGCGGTGGTTGACTGGGTGGCGCTGGGCTATGCGGTTGAGGTCAGCTTGCGGATCACGCTGGATAAGACTCAAGGCAACGCATTTGATGCCTTCATGGCTGAGGCGCGCAAAGTGCCTGAAGTGATTGAATTACAGACCTTTTTGGGCCGTGTGGACGTGCGGCTTTCCATCATTGCGCGCGATATGGCGCACTATCAGCAGATTTATCGCGGTCGGATCCTGACCCTGCCGCATATCGCGGACATCGAGGCGCTGATGCAGGTGGCGCGGATCAAATCGGATCAGGGGCTGCCGCTGTGA
- a CDS encoding DMT family transporter: MTETDAPQITRTSWFMVALLAFIWGGTFLVTEVALTGITPFWLAASRIGFAAVVMGLIWALRGFPLFKTTPSTGHIVAMLFIGMASSAIPFSLLAWGQQYVTSGFAGVSMASVALIVLPLAHFMVPGERITLRKALGFLVGFCGVVILIGGQAFESTGTALEFPGRMACIGAAGCYALSSILMRRLPQVDAIGLATVLLIIGGSLAIPMALIVEGPPPAPSPKILLVLAFLGLVPTAAANFLRVLVVRSAGPVFMSLVNYQVPVWSVVLGALILSEPLPPSLIYAMALILAGLGLSQYGALKRLFSGRG; this comes from the coding sequence ATGACCGAAACCGACGCCCCGCAGATCACCAGAACAAGCTGGTTCATGGTCGCCCTTTTGGCCTTCATCTGGGGCGGCACATTTTTGGTGACCGAAGTCGCCCTGACCGGCATCACACCGTTCTGGCTTGCCGCCTCACGCATCGGTTTTGCCGCTGTGGTGATGGGGTTGATCTGGGCGCTGCGGGGGTTCCCGCTTTTCAAGACCACGCCGTCGACAGGCCATATCGTGGCCATGCTTTTCATCGGCATGGCCTCCTCCGCAATCCCATTTTCGCTGCTGGCCTGGGGTCAGCAATATGTCACTTCGGGATTTGCCGGTGTCTCAATGGCCTCGGTTGCCCTCATCGTGCTGCCATTGGCGCATTTCATGGTCCCCGGCGAACGCATCACTCTGCGCAAAGCACTTGGGTTTCTTGTGGGCTTTTGCGGTGTCGTGATCCTGATCGGTGGTCAGGCATTTGAAAGCACCGGCACGGCTCTGGAATTTCCCGGTCGGATGGCCTGTATCGGGGCGGCAGGTTGTTACGCGCTCAGTTCAATCCTGATGCGCCGGTTACCGCAGGTTGACGCCATCGGGCTTGCCACGGTTCTGTTGATCATCGGCGGCAGCCTCGCAATCCCCATGGCCCTGATCGTTGAAGGGCCGCCACCGGCTCCCTCGCCCAAGATTCTGCTGGTACTGGCGTTCCTCGGCCTTGTCCCAACAGCCGCTGCCAATTTTCTAAGGGTGCTGGTTGTGCGCAGCGCGGGTCCGGTGTTCATGTCATTGGTCAACTATCAGGTGCCCGTCTGGTCCGTGGTGCTGGGCGCGCTGATCTTGTCCGAACCGCTGCCCCCTTCGCTGATTTATGCGATGGCATTGATCCTCGCTGGCTTGGGTCTGAGCCAATATGGCGCGCTGAAACGTCTGTTTTCCGGGCGCGGCTGA
- the folP gene encoding dihydropteroate synthase, with amino-acid sequence MSARERYFRPLVQVGPARPDAALQIAGGWGWFTHVEVLGRGETAQVLPADVLPADVMTRLTSARADIAGLGMDRPRVMGILNATPDSFSDGGVNAAAADAVATGTAMLNAGVDLLDVGGESTRPGAATLAVEAEIQRVVPVIQGLRAAGVAHAISIDTRKAAVAQAAVAAGANLVNDVSGFTYDPGLAPYCAGQNLPVCVMHALGDPATMQQDPRYDDVLLDVYDFLERQIQLLEAAGIPRARIIADPGIGFGKTRQHNLTLLARLSLFHGLGVPILLGASRKRFIGTIGNAPEATDRAPGSIGVALAALTHGIQMLRVHDVPETIQAVALWRAAMLGLET; translated from the coding sequence GTGAGCGCACGGGAAAGGTATTTCAGACCGCTTGTGCAGGTCGGACCGGCCCGGCCCGACGCGGCCCTGCAGATTGCTGGCGGCTGGGGATGGTTCACCCATGTCGAGGTTCTTGGCCGGGGAGAGACGGCGCAGGTTTTGCCTGCAGATGTCCTGCCGGCAGATGTCATGACGAGGCTGACAAGCGCGCGTGCGGACATTGCGGGTCTTGGCATGGACCGGCCGCGGGTGATGGGCATTCTGAATGCCACACCAGACAGTTTTTCAGACGGTGGCGTCAACGCGGCGGCGGCTGATGCGGTGGCCACTGGCACCGCGATGCTGAATGCGGGCGTGGACCTGCTGGATGTGGGCGGCGAATCCACCAGGCCGGGTGCCGCCACACTTGCAGTTGAGGCGGAAATTCAGCGCGTTGTTCCGGTAATCCAAGGCCTGCGTGCGGCGGGTGTTGCCCATGCAATCTCAATCGATACCCGCAAGGCGGCGGTGGCGCAGGCGGCTGTCGCGGCAGGGGCCAATCTGGTCAATGATGTCTCTGGATTTACCTATGATCCGGGGTTGGCACCTTATTGTGCCGGGCAAAACCTGCCTGTCTGTGTCATGCATGCGCTGGGTGATCCCGCGACAATGCAACAAGACCCCCGGTATGACGACGTGCTGCTTGATGTTTATGATTTTCTCGAACGCCAGATCCAGTTGTTGGAGGCCGCAGGCATTCCGCGCGCCCGGATCATCGCGGACCCCGGCATTGGTTTTGGCAAAACCCGGCAGCACAATCTGACCTTGCTGGCCCGGCTCAGCCTCTTTCACGGATTGGGTGTGCCGATCTTGCTTGGGGCATCGCGCAAGCGGTTCATAGGCACCATCGGCAATGCACCTGAGGCGACAGATCGCGCACCGGGATCAATTGGTGTGGCATTGGCGGCGCTGACGCATGGTATTCAGATGCTACGTGTGCATGATGTGCCTGAAACGATACAGGCCGTCGCGTTGTGGCGCGCTGCCATGCTAGGACTTGAGACATGA
- the glmM gene encoding phosphoglucosamine mutase, which produces MTKLFGTDGVRGTANIHPMTAEMALRIGAAVGRYFRRDNTGVHRVVIGKDTRLSGYMFENALTAGLTSTGMNVLLLGPVPTPAVGLLTRSMRADLGVMISASHNPAQDNGIKFFGPDGYKLSDQAEADIEALVANGVEPTPAVEIGRAKRIDDGRYRYIERVKSSFPRQMRLDGLKVVVDCANGAAYKVAPDTLWELGAEVIPVGVSPTGHNINEGCGSTHPQSAAETVVAHGAHVGICLDGDADRVILLDENGKVGDGDQFMALMAARWASEDRLKGRALVATVMSNLGLDYFLQGQGLRLERTSVGDRHVVERMRQGGFNLGGEQSGHIVMTDYSTTGDGLMAGLQFLAEMVRSGEPSSVLLNQFEPVPQLLKNVAFGADQAPLDNPHVQSAIAQAEADLSGKGRLLIRASGTEPLIRVMAEHEDAKLMEGAVDSVVAAVEQAVSG; this is translated from the coding sequence ATGACAAAATTGTTCGGAACCGATGGTGTGCGCGGCACAGCCAACATCCATCCTATGACCGCAGAAATGGCCTTGCGCATCGGTGCGGCTGTGGGGCGGTATTTCAGGCGCGACAACACCGGCGTGCACCGGGTGGTGATTGGCAAGGATACCCGGTTGTCGGGATATATGTTCGAAAATGCGCTGACCGCCGGGCTGACGAGCACCGGCATGAACGTGTTGTTGCTGGGCCCGGTGCCCACACCGGCGGTTGGCTTGCTGACACGCTCCATGCGCGCGGACCTTGGGGTCATGATTTCAGCCAGCCACAACCCGGCGCAGGATAATGGGATCAAGTTTTTCGGACCTGATGGGTACAAATTATCCGATCAGGCCGAGGCTGACATTGAGGCCCTGGTGGCGAACGGGGTGGAGCCCACCCCGGCCGTTGAGATTGGCCGTGCCAAACGGATTGATGATGGCCGATATCGTTATATCGAACGGGTGAAATCATCGTTCCCGCGCCAGATGCGGCTGGATGGCCTGAAAGTCGTGGTCGATTGCGCCAATGGAGCAGCCTATAAGGTTGCCCCCGACACGCTGTGGGAGCTGGGCGCAGAGGTCATCCCCGTCGGCGTCAGCCCAACGGGCCACAACATCAACGAAGGGTGCGGATCAACCCATCCGCAATCTGCGGCGGAAACGGTTGTGGCACATGGCGCGCATGTGGGCATTTGTCTGGATGGGGACGCGGACCGGGTCATATTGCTGGATGAAAACGGCAAAGTCGGCGATGGCGATCAGTTCATGGCGCTGATGGCAGCACGCTGGGCGTCGGAAGACAGGCTCAAGGGCCGCGCACTGGTGGCCACAGTGATGAGCAATCTGGGGCTTGATTATTTCCTGCAGGGTCAGGGATTGCGGTTGGAGCGTACCAGTGTCGGGGACCGCCATGTGGTGGAACGGATGCGGCAAGGCGGTTTCAACCTTGGTGGGGAACAATCCGGTCATATTGTCATGACCGATTACTCCACCACCGGCGACGGATTGATGGCCGGGTTGCAGTTTCTGGCCGAAATGGTGCGGTCGGGCGAGCCGTCTTCGGTGTTGCTGAACCAGTTTGAGCCGGTGCCGCAGCTTTTGAAAAACGTGGCTTTCGGGGCGGATCAGGCCCCCTTGGACAATCCGCACGTGCAGTCCGCCATCGCCCAGGCCGAAGCCGATCTGTCGGGCAAGGGCCGGTTGTTGATCCGGGCATCAGGCACGGAGCCTTTGATACGGGTGATGGCCGAACATGAAGATGCCAAACTGATGGAGGGGGCGGTGGACAGTGTCGTTGCGGCCGTTGAACAGGCGGTCTCGGGCTGA